One part of the Streptomyces ferrugineus genome encodes these proteins:
- a CDS encoding gamma-glutamylcyclotransferase family protein codes for MTLSPRLPFFVYGTLRPGEPNHDHFLRGRTLTEEPARLEGAVLYDGPGYPYAVEDASLGGTVYGDLVTARPEQYPALLSALDRLEEYAPGDPRNLYERLARKVLRTADGTAVPAWVYVAAPTVAARLRAKGRLIESGDWATRAG; via the coding sequence GTGACCCTCTCTCCTCGACTCCCGTTCTTCGTCTACGGCACGCTCCGCCCCGGCGAGCCCAACCACGACCACTTCCTGCGCGGCCGCACCCTCACCGAGGAACCGGCACGGCTCGAAGGGGCGGTGCTGTACGACGGTCCGGGCTACCCGTACGCCGTCGAGGACGCGAGCCTCGGCGGCACGGTGTACGGCGACCTGGTCACCGCCCGCCCCGAGCAGTACCCCGCGCTCCTGTCCGCCCTCGACCGCCTGGAGGAGTACGCCCCGGGCGACCCGCGCAACCTCTACGAGCGCCTCGCCCGCAAGGTGCTGCGCACCGCCGACGGAACAGCCGTACCGGCATGGGTGTACGTCGCCGCCCCCACCGTCGCCGCCCGCCTACGCGCGAAGGGCAGGCTCATCGAGAGCGGCGACTGGGCGACGCGGGCCGGGTGA
- a CDS encoding molybdopterin oxidoreductase family protein has product MPNSVTPTHCPYCALQCGMNLTPSQDGGVAVVERPDFPVNRGALCGKGRTAPAVLASGVRLTSPLVRSGGTLVPATWDEALDRIAEGLGRTRTEHGPDACGVFGGGGLTNEKAYSLGKFARIVLGTSQIDYNGRFCMSSAAAAGIKAFGLDRGLPFPLEDIPKTGCVILVGSNPAETMPPSLRFFNELKENGGTLIVVDPRRTRTAEHADLHLMPRPGTDLALALGLLHLVVAEGRVDEEYIQERTAGWEDARAAAMAHWPEYVERITGVSVPQLREAVRLFCEPEHAMVLTARGPEQQSKGTDTVGAWINLCLATGRAGRPLSGYGCLTGQGNGQGGREHGQKADQLPGYRKLDDPAARRHVAQVWGVDPDSLPGPGRSAYELLDALGTDIRSLLLMGSNPVVSAPRAAHIEERFKSLDFLAVCDVVLSETAALADVVLPVTQWAEETGTTTSLEGRVLLRRRAVTPPEGVRSDLEVMHELAARLGGGKGLEKSFPTDPEEVFEELRRASAGGPADYSGITYRRLAEENGVFWPCPGVAAPDDAEDCEDASLDATAGADDPAQDDEATATAVHPGTPRLFLDRFATPDGRARFAPVTHRAVAEEPDDEYPVLLTTGRVVAQYQSGAQTRRVDELNAAAPGPFVELHPRLAARLGAAEGDPVAVVSRRGRAVAPARITTGIRPDTVFMPFHWPGEGRANTLTNPALDPTSRMPEFKACAVRVEAVKS; this is encoded by the coding sequence ATGCCGAACTCCGTGACGCCCACGCACTGCCCGTACTGCGCCCTGCAGTGCGGAATGAACCTCACGCCCTCGCAGGACGGGGGTGTCGCGGTGGTCGAGCGCCCGGACTTCCCGGTGAACCGGGGAGCGCTGTGCGGCAAGGGCCGTACGGCTCCCGCGGTGCTGGCGTCGGGCGTCCGCCTCACCTCGCCGTTGGTGCGGTCGGGCGGCACGCTCGTGCCCGCCACCTGGGACGAGGCGCTGGACCGGATCGCCGAGGGCCTCGGCCGCACGCGTACGGAACATGGCCCGGACGCGTGCGGGGTCTTCGGCGGCGGCGGTCTGACGAACGAGAAGGCGTACAGCCTCGGCAAGTTCGCGCGGATCGTGCTCGGCACCTCGCAGATCGACTACAACGGCCGCTTCTGCATGTCGTCGGCGGCCGCGGCCGGGATCAAGGCGTTCGGCCTGGACCGGGGACTGCCGTTCCCGCTGGAGGACATCCCGAAGACGGGCTGTGTCATCCTCGTCGGCTCCAACCCGGCGGAGACGATGCCGCCGTCGCTGCGCTTCTTCAACGAACTGAAGGAGAACGGCGGCACCCTCATCGTCGTCGACCCGCGCCGCACCAGGACCGCCGAGCACGCGGACCTGCACCTGATGCCCCGGCCCGGGACCGATCTGGCCCTCGCCCTGGGCCTGCTGCACCTGGTCGTCGCCGAGGGGCGGGTGGACGAGGAGTACATCCAGGAGCGCACGGCCGGCTGGGAGGACGCGCGGGCCGCCGCGATGGCGCACTGGCCGGAGTACGTGGAGCGGATCACCGGGGTGTCCGTGCCCCAACTGCGCGAGGCCGTACGGCTGTTCTGCGAGCCCGAGCACGCGATGGTGCTGACCGCGCGCGGGCCCGAGCAGCAGTCCAAGGGCACGGACACCGTGGGCGCGTGGATCAACCTGTGCCTGGCGACGGGACGGGCGGGCCGGCCGCTGTCCGGCTACGGCTGCCTCACCGGGCAGGGCAACGGACAGGGCGGGCGCGAACACGGCCAGAAGGCCGACCAGTTGCCCGGCTACCGCAAGCTGGACGACCCGGCGGCGCGGCGGCACGTGGCCCAGGTGTGGGGCGTGGACCCGGACAGCCTGCCCGGGCCGGGACGCAGCGCGTACGAGCTGCTGGACGCGCTGGGCACGGACATCAGGTCACTGCTGCTCATGGGCTCCAACCCGGTGGTGTCGGCGCCGCGTGCCGCGCACATCGAGGAGCGGTTCAAGTCCCTCGACTTCCTCGCCGTGTGCGACGTCGTGCTGTCGGAGACGGCGGCCCTCGCGGACGTCGTCCTGCCGGTCACCCAGTGGGCGGAGGAGACGGGCACGACGACCAGCCTGGAGGGCCGGGTGCTGCTGCGCCGCCGCGCGGTCACCCCGCCGGAGGGCGTCCGCAGCGACCTGGAGGTCATGCACGAGCTGGCGGCGCGGCTGGGCGGCGGGAAGGGCCTGGAGAAGAGCTTCCCGACCGACCCCGAGGAGGTCTTCGAGGAGCTGCGGCGGGCGAGCGCGGGCGGGCCGGCCGACTACTCGGGGATCACGTACCGGAGGCTGGCGGAGGAGAACGGGGTGTTCTGGCCGTGTCCCGGGGTGGCCGCCCCGGACGACGCCGAGGACTGTGAGGACGCCTCGCTGGACGCGACCGCGGGGGCCGACGACCCCGCGCAGGACGACGAGGCCACCGCCACCGCCGTACACCCCGGCACCCCCCGCCTCTTCCTCGACCGGTTCGCCACGCCCGACGGACGCGCGAGGTTCGCCCCCGTCACGCACCGGGCGGTCGCCGAGGAACCCGACGACGAGTACCCGGTCCTGCTGACGACGGGGCGGGTCGTGGCGCAGTACCAGTCCGGCGCCCAGACCCGCCGTGTCGACGAGCTGAACGCCGCCGCGCCGGGCCCGTTCGTCGAGCTGCACCCACGGCTCGCGGCCCGGCTCGGGGCGGCCGAGGGCGACCCGGTGGCCGTGGTCTCGCGCCGGGGCCGGGCGGTGGCGCCGGCCCGCATCACGACCGGCATCCGCCCGGACACCGTCTTCATGCCGTTCCACTGGCCGGGCGAGGGCCGCGCGAACACCCTGACCAACCCGGCGCTGGACCCGACGTCGCGGATGCCGGAGTTCAAGGCGTGCGCGGTGCGGGTGGAAGCGGTGAAGTCGTAG
- a CDS encoding enoyl-CoA hydratase-related protein, producing MVPDDRVLPEALEVAVTIASYGRAAVTAARECVDRALETGLRDGPLFERRVVHALFATDDQKEGMTAFLEKRAPVFKGR from the coding sequence GTGGTCCCGGACGACCGGGTCCTGCCGGAGGCCCTGGAGGTGGCGGTGACCATCGCCTCGTACGGCCGCGCGGCGGTCACGGCGGCCCGCGAGTGCGTCGACCGGGCCCTCGAAACCGGCCTGCGCGACGGCCCTCTCTTCGAACGCCGCGTCGTTCACGCCCTGTTCGCGACCGATGACCAGAAGGAGGGCATGACCGCGTTCCTGGAGAAACGAGCGCCCGTCTTCAAGGGGCGCTGA
- a CDS encoding cytochrome P450, with product MRDNLGFIASLRETGEPLIEIVLQPGTRTVVVQDPTLIHQMLKALAPTLDKGRLYDKMGQMLGDSVVTAVGRTHVRKRRQLQPAFAHTEITRYIDIMRAEVTAAVAAWKPGGTLDVREVMVQLSLNMLAKTVFSGSLDGATFRQLRSDLSVVMNGIGTRLMLPDWVERLPLPFNRRFDRARAAIRATINSAVEELQASGHDTGDMLSMLLRAVDEETGRPLTGDQICSEILTLAVAGTETTALVLSWALYELDRHPEIEARVLAELDEVVGERPVAFDDLTRLPYLNGVITETLRLHHPGWLVTRRTTTETRLGEWTLPADTELAYCQHALHRDPELYRDPLTFDPQRWRDDAQEPRPGAFLPFGDGKHKCMGDRLALAEMITALATILRAVRLELAEGQTVQPVARTTVRPRTLQMTVRPRSG from the coding sequence ATGCGCGACAACCTCGGTTTCATCGCGTCGCTGCGCGAGACGGGGGAACCTCTGATCGAGATCGTCCTGCAACCCGGGACGCGGACCGTCGTGGTGCAGGATCCGACCCTGATCCACCAGATGCTGAAGGCTCTCGCGCCGACCCTCGACAAGGGCCGGCTCTACGACAAGATGGGCCAGATGCTGGGCGACAGCGTGGTCACCGCCGTCGGCCGCACGCACGTGCGCAAGCGCCGCCAGCTCCAGCCGGCCTTCGCCCACACCGAGATCACCCGCTACATCGACATCATGCGCGCCGAGGTGACGGCAGCCGTCGCCGCCTGGAAGCCCGGCGGGACGCTCGACGTGCGCGAGGTGATGGTCCAGCTCAGCCTCAACATGCTCGCGAAGACCGTGTTCTCGGGCAGCCTCGACGGGGCCACCTTCCGTCAGTTGCGCAGCGACCTGTCGGTGGTGATGAACGGCATCGGCACCCGCCTCATGCTGCCCGACTGGGTCGAGCGCCTGCCGCTTCCCTTCAACCGCCGCTTCGACCGGGCCCGAGCCGCCATCCGCGCCACCATCAACAGCGCCGTCGAGGAACTGCAGGCCTCCGGGCACGACACCGGGGACATGCTGTCCATGCTGCTGCGCGCCGTCGACGAGGAGACCGGCCGGCCGCTGACCGGGGATCAGATCTGTTCCGAGATCCTCACCCTGGCCGTCGCCGGCACCGAGACCACCGCTCTGGTGCTGTCCTGGGCCCTGTACGAACTCGACCGCCACCCGGAGATCGAGGCCCGCGTCCTGGCCGAGCTGGACGAGGTCGTCGGTGAGCGGCCGGTCGCCTTCGACGACCTGACCCGCCTGCCCTACCTGAACGGGGTGATCACCGAGACCCTGAGGCTGCACCACCCCGGTTGGCTCGTCACCCGCCGCACCACCACCGAGACCCGGCTCGGCGAGTGGACCCTGCCCGCCGACACCGAACTGGCCTACTGCCAGCACGCCCTGCACCGCGATCCCGAGCTCTATCGCGACCCGCTCACCTTCGATCCGCAGCGGTGGCGGGACGATGCCCAGGAGCCCCGGCCGGGCGCGTTCCTGCCCTTCGGGGACGGCAAGCACAAGTGCATGGGCGACCGCCTGGCCCTCGCCGAAATGATCACGGCGCTCGCGACGATCCTGCGGGCGGTACGGCTGGAACTCGCCGAGGGACAGACCGTCCAGCCCGTGGCCCGGACCACCGTACGGCCCCGCACTCTGCAGATGACCGTCCGCCCCCGCAGCGGATGA
- a CDS encoding SanA/YdcF family protein — translation MRLPKPRRPRVPRTRAGQRRLVQTVMTGCVLALLPATWMYVVTGDRLRTTADAPRTDVAVVFGAGLWDGEPSPYLAHRLDAAAELYRAGRIEVVLVTGDNSRADYDEPDAMRAYLTRHGVPDSRIVSDYAGFDTWDSCVRAKKIFGVDEAVLISQGFHIRRAVALCEEAGVASYGVGVDAKHDATWYYGGTRELFAAGKAALDAVFEPDPRFLGRKEPGVTQALGTPR, via the coding sequence ATGCGACTGCCGAAGCCGCGCCGGCCGAGAGTGCCGCGCACCCGCGCCGGGCAGCGGCGGCTGGTGCAGACCGTGATGACCGGGTGTGTGCTGGCGCTGCTTCCGGCCACCTGGATGTACGTCGTCACCGGTGACCGGCTGCGCACGACGGCGGACGCGCCGCGCACCGACGTCGCCGTCGTCTTCGGCGCCGGACTGTGGGACGGCGAGCCGTCGCCGTATCTCGCCCACCGGCTGGACGCGGCGGCCGAGCTGTACCGCGCGGGGCGGATCGAGGTGGTCCTCGTCACCGGTGACAACAGCCGGGCGGACTACGACGAGCCCGACGCCATGCGCGCGTACCTGACCAGGCACGGTGTGCCCGACTCGCGCATCGTCAGCGACTACGCCGGCTTCGACACCTGGGACTCCTGCGTCCGGGCCAAGAAGATCTTCGGCGTCGACGAGGCCGTGCTCATCAGCCAGGGGTTCCACATCCGGCGGGCGGTCGCGCTGTGCGAGGAGGCGGGGGTGGCGTCGTACGGCGTGGGGGTCGACGCCAAGCACGACGCCACCTGGTACTACGGCGGTACCAGGGAGCTCTTCGCGGCGGGCAAGGCGGCCCTGGACGCCGTCTTCGAGCCGGACCCCCGCTTCCTGGGGCGGAAGGAACCCGGGGTGACCCAGGCCCTCGGCACACCGCGGTAG
- a CDS encoding sirohydrochlorin chelatase codes for MTASNPLHDESTTAHLDSTAHLMNRISSQLASQLSLVARDGRRRPEPPAPVPRQATFAPSRRPARTLAAPAESPSTSSTRASGRHAESTHRTPLLDGQTSPAGALVVVAHGSRDPRALSTVRALLAKVRELRPGLPVHLGHIELNEPLLSDTLAALGDREAILVPLLLSRGYHVKRDIPEMAAESDVRARVAPALGPHPLLVEALYARLVEAGWRTRMDEPTRAESAVVLAAAGSRDPESKLDTSRTAHLLANRLGVPVVPAYATTAAPTVPDALAALAARGRTRVAVASYFTAPGRFATECAEAAPWIASAPLGTHPAMARLLLHRYDRMAATPVTTAPELASA; via the coding sequence ATGACGGCGTCGAACCCTCTTCACGACGAGTCCACGACGGCCCACCTCGACAGTACGGCGCACCTCATGAACCGGATCAGCAGCCAGCTCGCCAGCCAGCTCAGCCTCGTCGCCCGCGACGGCCGGCGCCGCCCCGAACCGCCCGCGCCAGTGCCCCGGCAGGCGACGTTCGCCCCGTCGCGACGCCCGGCACGCACTCTCGCCGCACCGGCCGAAAGCCCAAGTACATCCAGTACGAGGGCTTCCGGCCGGCACGCCGAGAGCACGCACCGGACGCCGCTCCTTGACGGGCAAACGTCGCCTGCCGGGGCACTGGTCGTGGTCGCCCACGGCAGCCGCGACCCGCGCGCCCTGAGCACCGTGCGCGCGCTCCTCGCCAAGGTCCGCGAGCTGCGCCCCGGCCTGCCGGTCCACCTCGGGCACATCGAGCTGAACGAGCCCCTGCTCTCCGACACCCTCGCGGCCCTCGGCGACCGGGAGGCGATCCTGGTCCCGCTGCTCCTCAGCCGGGGCTACCACGTCAAGCGGGACATCCCCGAGATGGCCGCCGAGTCCGACGTACGCGCCCGAGTGGCCCCCGCCCTCGGCCCGCACCCCCTGCTGGTGGAGGCCCTCTACGCCCGACTGGTCGAGGCCGGCTGGCGGACCCGCATGGACGAGCCCACCCGCGCCGAGAGCGCGGTGGTCCTCGCGGCGGCGGGCTCCCGCGACCCCGAGTCCAAGCTGGACACCTCCCGCACGGCCCACCTCCTGGCCAACCGCCTGGGCGTCCCGGTCGTCCCGGCCTACGCGACGACGGCGGCCCCCACGGTCCCGGACGCGTTGGCGGCGCTGGCGGCCCGGGGCCGTACGAGAGTGGCGGTGGCCTCGTACTTCACAGCTCCGGGCCGGTTCGCGACGGAGTGCGCGGAGGCGGCCCCGTGGATCGCCTCGGCCCCCTTGGGCACCCACCCGGCGATGGCCCGCCTGCTCCTGCACCGCTATGACCGGATGGCGGCGACGCCGGTGACGACGGCACCTGAACTGGCGTCGGCTTGA
- a CDS encoding deoxyguanosinetriphosphate triphosphohydrolase encodes MYYDESAVERWAPEPDKRPGRTAFQRDRARVLHSAALRRLAGKTQVVTPGTHSQAWDPSPRTRLTHSLECAQVGRELGAALGCDPDLVEAACLSHDLGHPPFGHNGEVALNEFAEDCGGFEGNAQSLRLLTRIEPKRFTPEGSVGLNLTRAALDAATKYPWPRAGHPTDPKSPKFGVYEDDRPVFDWVRKDAPGSRTTFEAQVMDWSDDVAYSVHDVEDGLHAGHLDPNLLHAEPEREAVFAVAVGRYVPEDTDPAELAAALDRLQDEEWWPHGYDGSAVAQARLKDATSQLIGRFCLAAESATRAAYGEGRLTRYGAELVVPHETRLECAVLKAVADRYVMQRAEQERLRADQRIVVAELAEALTARAPEGLDPQFRALFDTAADDRARKRVIVDQIASLTDASARALHARLTRRA; translated from the coding sequence ATGTACTACGACGAGTCGGCAGTCGAACGCTGGGCCCCCGAACCCGACAAACGCCCAGGCCGCACGGCCTTCCAACGCGATCGCGCCCGCGTACTGCACTCCGCCGCCCTGCGAAGGCTCGCCGGCAAGACCCAAGTAGTGACACCGGGAACCCACAGCCAGGCCTGGGACCCGAGCCCCCGCACCCGCCTCACCCACTCCCTGGAGTGCGCCCAGGTCGGCCGCGAACTCGGCGCGGCCCTCGGCTGCGACCCCGACCTGGTGGAAGCGGCCTGTCTCTCCCACGACCTCGGCCACCCGCCCTTCGGCCACAACGGCGAAGTCGCGCTGAACGAGTTCGCCGAGGACTGCGGCGGCTTCGAGGGCAACGCCCAGTCCCTGAGACTGCTCACCCGCATCGAGCCGAAACGGTTCACCCCCGAGGGCTCCGTCGGCCTCAACCTCACCCGCGCCGCCCTCGACGCCGCCACCAAGTACCCCTGGCCCCGCGCCGGCCACCCCACCGACCCGAAGTCCCCGAAGTTCGGCGTCTACGAGGACGACCGGCCGGTCTTCGACTGGGTCCGCAAGGACGCCCCCGGCAGCCGCACCACCTTCGAGGCCCAGGTCATGGACTGGTCCGACGACGTGGCGTACTCGGTGCACGACGTCGAGGACGGCCTGCACGCCGGCCATCTCGACCCCAACCTCCTGCACGCCGAACCCGAACGCGAGGCCGTCTTCGCGGTGGCCGTCGGACGGTACGTCCCCGAGGACACCGACCCGGCCGAACTCGCCGCCGCCCTCGACCGGCTCCAGGACGAGGAGTGGTGGCCGCACGGCTACGACGGTTCCGCCGTCGCCCAGGCCCGCCTCAAGGACGCCACCAGCCAGCTCATCGGCCGTTTCTGCCTGGCCGCCGAGAGCGCCACGCGCGCCGCGTACGGCGAGGGGCGGCTCACCCGCTACGGCGCCGAACTCGTCGTACCGCACGAGACCCGGCTGGAGTGCGCGGTCCTCAAGGCCGTCGCCGACCGGTACGTCATGCAGCGCGCCGAGCAGGAGCGGCTCCGCGCCGACCAGCGGATCGTGGTCGCCGAACTGGCCGAGGCGCTCACCGCCCGCGCCCCCGAGGGGCTGGACCCGCAGTTCCGGGCCCTGTTCGACACGGCCGCCGACGACCGCGCCCGCAAACGCGTGATCGTCGACCAGATCGCCTCCCTGACGGACGCCTCGGCGCGCGCCTTGCACGCGCGGCTCACGCGCAGGGCGTAG
- a CDS encoding NAD(P)/FAD-dependent oxidoreductase yields the protein MVDADQTFVIVGGGLAGAKAAETLRAEGFTGRVILICDERDHPYERPPLSKGYLLGKEERDSVFVHEPAWYARNDIELHLGQTVDAIDRTAKTVRFGEDGTVVHYDKLLLATGAEPRRLDIPGTDLAGVHHLRRLAHAERLKGVLTSLGRDNGHIVIAGAGWIGLEVAAAAREYGAEVTVVEPEPTPLHGVLGPELGGLFGELHREHGVRFHFGRRLTEIVGQDGMVLAARTDDGEEHPAHDVLAAIGAAPRVALAEAAGLEIADRAHGRGVVVDERLRTSDPDIYAAGDVASFPHALFDTRLRVEHWANALNGGPAAARSMLGQDVTYDRVPYFFSDQYDLGMEYSGWAPPGTYDEVVIRGDAGKREFIAFWVRENRVLAGMNVNVWDVTEPIQQLIRSKAQVNTQTLADPHVPLENLVP from the coding sequence GTGGTCGACGCGGATCAGACATTCGTCATCGTCGGAGGAGGACTCGCCGGCGCGAAGGCGGCCGAGACGCTCCGCGCGGAGGGCTTCACCGGGCGGGTGATACTGATCTGCGACGAACGCGACCACCCCTACGAGCGGCCGCCGCTGTCCAAGGGCTACCTCCTCGGCAAGGAGGAGCGCGACAGCGTCTTCGTGCACGAGCCCGCCTGGTACGCGCGCAACGACATCGAGCTGCACCTCGGCCAGACCGTCGACGCGATCGACCGTACGGCGAAGACCGTCCGGTTCGGCGAGGACGGCACCGTCGTCCACTACGACAAGCTCCTGCTGGCCACCGGCGCCGAGCCGCGCCGCCTGGACATCCCCGGCACCGACCTGGCCGGCGTCCACCATCTGCGCCGGCTCGCGCACGCCGAGCGCCTCAAGGGCGTCCTGACCTCGCTGGGCCGGGACAACGGGCACATCGTGATCGCCGGCGCCGGCTGGATCGGCCTGGAGGTCGCGGCGGCGGCCCGGGAGTACGGCGCCGAGGTCACCGTCGTCGAGCCGGAGCCGACGCCGCTGCACGGGGTGCTGGGCCCGGAGCTGGGCGGTCTCTTCGGCGAGCTGCACCGGGAGCACGGGGTGCGCTTCCACTTCGGGCGGCGGCTGACGGAGATCGTCGGCCAGGACGGCATGGTGCTGGCCGCGCGCACCGACGACGGCGAGGAGCACCCCGCGCACGACGTGCTGGCGGCGATCGGCGCGGCCCCGCGGGTCGCCCTCGCGGAGGCGGCGGGGCTCGAGATCGCGGACCGTGCGCACGGCCGGGGCGTCGTGGTGGACGAGCGGCTGCGCACCTCCGACCCCGACATCTACGCGGCCGGTGACGTCGCCTCCTTCCCGCACGCCCTCTTCGACACCCGGCTGCGCGTGGAGCACTGGGCCAACGCGCTCAACGGCGGCCCGGCGGCGGCCCGGTCGATGCTCGGGCAGGACGTCACCTACGACCGGGTGCCCTACTTCTTCTCCGACCAGTACGACCTGGGGATGGAGTACAGCGGGTGGGCGCCCCCGGGGACGTACGACGAAGTGGTGATCCGCGGGGACGCCGGGAAGCGGGAGTTCATCGCGTTCTGGGTGCGGGAGAACCGGGTGCTCGCCGGGATGAACGTCAATGTGTGGGACGTCACAGAGCCCATCCAGCAACTGATCCGCTCGAAGGCACAGGTGAACACCCAGACCCTGGCGGACCCGCACGTTCCGCTGGAAAACCTGGTCCCTTAG
- the dnaG gene encoding DNA primase — protein MAGRINDEDVKAVRDAVPIDAVVSEYLQLRGAGGGNLKGLCPFHDEKSPSFQVSPSKGLFHCFGCQEGGDTITFVMKVDHLSFSEAVERLAAQAGITLRYEEGGYNPSHQRGERIRLVEAHKIAAEWYAEQLATSPEADTGRVFLAERGFDQAAAVHFGVGYSPQGWDHLTRYLRGKGFTDKELLLSGLAQEGRRGPIDRFRGRLMWPIRDIGGDVVGFGARKLYEADNGPKYLNTPDTAIYKKSHVLYGIDLAKKDIAKASRAVVVEGYTDVMACHLAGVTTAIATCGTAFGGDHIKILRRLLMDNGSARVIFTFDGDAAGQKAALRAFEDDQKFAAETYIAIAPDGMDPCELRLVKGDEAVADLVQPRTPLFEFALRQIVVRYDLDTPAGRAAALDEAAPIVARIKNSGAQHEVAVQLAGMLGILDTQFVVKRVAQLARWARERGGRGGAPTSRGPQQQYEAAPAPRASGPALTLRNPVYATERELLKLALQRPELVSPAFDAYGVDEFTAAPYAAVRQAIMDAGGAEYGVQDGQEYLVRVREAAPDDQVRAMVTELAVEAIMRRTVDENYAGEQLVTVRRRAVERRVRDIQSQLTRLGAGGDPAQLAAVQNELWVLQQYDQALQAQGPAAL, from the coding sequence GTGGCAGGACGGATCAACGACGAGGACGTGAAGGCGGTACGGGACGCGGTCCCGATCGACGCCGTGGTGTCCGAGTACCTCCAGCTGCGGGGCGCGGGCGGGGGCAACCTCAAGGGACTCTGCCCGTTCCACGACGAGAAGTCGCCGTCCTTCCAGGTCAGCCCCAGCAAGGGACTGTTCCACTGCTTCGGCTGCCAGGAGGGCGGCGACACCATCACGTTCGTGATGAAGGTCGACCACCTCTCCTTCTCGGAGGCGGTCGAGCGGCTCGCCGCCCAGGCCGGCATCACCCTGCGCTACGAGGAGGGCGGGTACAACCCCTCCCACCAGCGCGGCGAACGCATCCGCCTGGTCGAGGCCCACAAGATCGCCGCCGAGTGGTACGCCGAGCAGCTCGCCACCAGCCCCGAGGCCGACACCGGCCGGGTCTTCCTCGCCGAGCGCGGCTTCGACCAGGCCGCCGCCGTCCACTTCGGCGTCGGCTACAGCCCCCAGGGCTGGGACCACCTCACCCGCTACCTGCGCGGCAAGGGCTTCACCGACAAGGAACTCCTCCTGTCCGGGCTCGCGCAGGAAGGCCGCCGCGGCCCGATCGACCGGTTCCGCGGCCGCCTCATGTGGCCGATCCGCGACATCGGCGGCGACGTCGTCGGCTTCGGCGCCCGCAAGCTCTACGAGGCGGACAACGGCCCGAAGTACCTCAACACCCCCGACACGGCGATCTACAAGAAGTCCCACGTCCTCTACGGCATCGACCTCGCCAAGAAGGACATCGCCAAGGCCAGCCGCGCGGTCGTCGTCGAGGGCTACACCGACGTCATGGCCTGCCACCTCGCCGGCGTCACCACCGCCATCGCCACCTGCGGCACGGCCTTCGGCGGCGACCACATCAAGATCCTGCGCCGGCTGCTGATGGACAACGGCTCGGCCCGCGTCATCTTCACCTTCGACGGCGACGCGGCCGGCCAGAAGGCGGCCCTGCGCGCCTTCGAGGACGACCAGAAGTTCGCCGCCGAGACGTACATCGCCATCGCCCCGGACGGCATGGACCCCTGCGAGCTGCGCCTCGTGAAGGGCGACGAGGCGGTCGCCGACCTGGTCCAACCCCGCACGCCGCTCTTCGAGTTCGCGCTCCGCCAGATCGTCGTCCGCTACGACCTCGACACCCCGGCGGGCCGCGCGGCCGCGCTGGACGAGGCGGCGCCGATCGTCGCCCGCATCAAGAACAGCGGCGCCCAGCACGAGGTCGCCGTCCAGCTCGCGGGCATGCTCGGCATCCTGGACACACAGTTCGTGGTCAAGCGGGTGGCACAGCTGGCGCGTTGGGCCCGGGAGCGGGGCGGCCGGGGCGGGGCCCCGACGTCCCGAGGCCCGCAGCAGCAGTACGAGGCGGCCCCCGCGCCCCGCGCCTCCGGCCCCGCCCTGACCCTGCGCAACCCGGTCTACGCCACCGAACGCGAGCTGCTGAAACTCGCCCTGCAACGCCCCGAGCTGGTCTCCCCGGCGTTCGACGCGTACGGCGTCGACGAGTTCACCGCCGCCCCCTACGCCGCCGTACGCCAGGCGATCATGGACGCGGGCGGCGCCGAGTACGGTGTGCAGGACGGGCAGGAGTATCTGGTCCGCGTCCGCGAGGCGGCCCCCGACGACCAGGTGCGCGCGATGGTGACGGAGCTGGCCGTCGAGGCGATCATGCGCAGGACGGTCGACGAGAACTACGCCGGCGAACAGCTCGTCACCGTCCGCCGCCGCGCCGTCGAACGCCGCGTCCGCGACATCCAGAGCCAGCTGACCCGCCTGGGCGCGGGCGGCGACCCCGCCCAACTGGCCGCCGTACAGAACGAACTGTGGGTCCTGCAGCAGTACGACCAGGCGCTGCAGGCGCAGGGCCCGGCCGCCCTCTGA